A window of Syntrophorhabdaceae bacterium contains these coding sequences:
- a CDS encoding flavodoxin family protein yields the protein MKVVAFNGSPRVDGNTDILLGETLGAIQGSGNTILSFRLNDMNIRPCQNCGACEQTGLCVIEDDMKEIYTAIREAERIVVASPIFFSGLSAQTKIMIDRCQALWCEKYLLKKAIPEGRNGRKGLLILVGGTKKDIGIQCGDATAKAFFRSVSIPVHETVSFLGVDRKGAVLDHPTALLDVYRAGQRLVAP from the coding sequence ATGAAGGTCGTTGCATTTAATGGAAGCCCGAGGGTCGATGGCAACACAGATATTTTACTGGGAGAGACGCTCGGGGCAATCCAGGGGTCAGGGAATACGATCCTTTCGTTCAGATTGAATGATATGAACATCAGGCCCTGCCAGAACTGTGGCGCCTGCGAACAAACAGGCCTTTGTGTTATTGAAGATGATATGAAGGAGATCTATACCGCTATCAGGGAGGCAGAGAGGATTGTGGTCGCTTCCCCGATTTTTTTCTCTGGTCTTTCTGCACAGACAAAGATCATGATCGACAGATGCCAGGCCCTTTGGTGTGAAAAATATCTTTTAAAAAAGGCTATACCGGAAGGTCGGAATGGTCGAAAGGGACTGTTGATCCTCGTCGGCGGCACGAAGAAAGATATCGGGATACAGTGCGGAGATGCAACTGCAAAGGCCTTTTTCAGATCCGTCAGTATTCCCGTACATGAAACAGTGAGTTTTCTGGGCGTTGACAGGAAAGGCGCAGTCCTTGACCATCCGACAGCGTTGCTTGATGTCTATCGTGCCGGACAGCGTCTTGTAGCACCTTGA